A window of the Gossypium arboreum isolate Shixiya-1 chromosome 2, ASM2569848v2, whole genome shotgun sequence genome harbors these coding sequences:
- the LOC108467018 gene encoding uncharacterized protein LOC108467018 translates to MAVPGRRNGLLEDDEDDENPLFEENGLDMDLEADIPPHLRDLAAAAQLGDLNALRLALDNINGSIDEPVEDGDTALHLTCLYGYLPCVQLLLERGANLEAKDEDGAIPLHDACAGGFIEIVQLLLDRASNSGCLKRMLDSVDAEGDTPLHHAARGEHAEVIQLLLANGASPTKTNTYGKIPQELAEPETEAWRVFEAAASAHTTQ, encoded by the exons atggCGGTTCCAGGCAGACGCAATGGATTGCTCGAAGATGACGAAGACGATGAAAACCCTCTTTTTGAAGAAAACGGTCTCGACATGGACCTTGAAGCTGATATCCCTCCTCACCTCCGCGACCTCGCCGCCGCCGCCCAGCTCGGCGACCTCAACGCTCTTCGCCTCGCCCTAG ACAACATTAATGGCAGCATTGATGAACCTGTAGAAGATGGTGACACAGCTCTCCATCTTACCTGCCTTTATGGTTATCTGCCTTGTGTTCAG CTACTTTTGGAAAGGGGGGCTAATTTGGAGGCCAAGGATGAAGATGGGGCTATTCCTCTGCATGATGCTTGTGCCGGGG GATTTATTGAGATAGTACAGCTTCTACTCGACAGAGCCAGCAACAGTGGATGTCTTAAAAGGATGCTAGATTCAGTTGACGCCGAAGGTGATACT CCTCTTCATCATGCAGCACGAGGTGAACATGCGGAAGTGATACAATTGTTACTAGCAAACGGAGCTTCTCCTACAAAGACTAACACATACGGAAAG ATCCCACAGGAGCTAGCTGAACCCGAAACGGAGGCTTGGAGAGTTTTTGAAGCAGCTGCTAGTGCTCACACCACCCAGTAA
- the LOC108466300 gene encoding zinc finger protein ZAT5-like has product MDMMMMMMEGQDDDGVCCKDDDHQLQIIKGKRTKRPRAPPSSPPLTSVVASTTTTTTSSGGGGGAVGVSPTITTSFDLAESSTEEKEEREQDMANCLLLLSQGQTRKVKPPSPPPSEPSTAAAVETDVHQCKTCNRCFPSFQALGGHRASHKKFKVVNDQDINNNHNKEDHRHYDQFNEMATTLSLHITSKKPRVHECSICGAGFSSGQALGGHMRRHRTLTNAPTTKTPATATTTLDTVVRTSEQRKKPRTVLQLDLNLPAPEDDLHKEPNNKVLSFASKGKLLVFSASSLVDCHY; this is encoded by the coding sequence CAGTTGCAGATAATCAAAGGTAAACGCACCAAACGTCCAAGAGCACCGCCTTCGTCTCCTCCTCTCACTTCGGTGGTGGCTtcaaccaccaccaccaccacttcTAGTGGAGGTGGTGGCGGAGCTGTTGGTGTTTCTCCGACAATTACAACATCTTTTGATTTAGCAGAAAGCAGtacagaagaaaaagaagaacgaGAACAAGATATGGCGAATTGTTTACTTCTTTTATCTCAAGGTCAAACAAGGAAAGTGAAACCACCATCACCACCACCATCGGAACCGTCCACTGCGGCGGCGGTGGAGACGGATGTTCATCAGTGCAAGACATGTAACCGGTGTTTCCCTTCATTCCAAGCACTCGGTGGGCATCGAGCGAGCCACAAAAAATTCAAGGTAGTTAACGATCAAGATATTAATAACAATCACAACAAAGAAGATCATCGTCATTATGATCAATTCAACGAAATGGCTACGACACTTTCGCTTCATATTACAAGTAAAAAACCGAGGGTTCATGAATGTTCGATATGTGGTGCCGGGTTCTCGTCCGGACAAGCTCTAGGAGGTCATATGAGAAGGCATAGGACATTAACTAATGCTCCAACCACGAAGACACCGGCAACGGCAACAACAACGTTAGACACCGTCGTCCGGACAAGCGAACAGCGGAAGAAACCAAGGACTGTTCTGCAATTGGATCTTAACCTTCCAGCCCCAGAAGATGATCTTCACAAGGAACCTAATAATAAAGTACTATCATTTGCTTCCAAGGGAAAACTACTGGTTTTTTCAGCATCTTCTTTAGTTGATTGTCATTATTAA